A single genomic interval of Hydractinia symbiolongicarpus strain clone_291-10 chromosome 8, HSymV2.1, whole genome shotgun sequence harbors:
- the LOC130655856 gene encoding uncharacterized protein LOC130655856 — MSSFDEKTSGGVAVLSPTEIGSKRKKKFTGGNASKRHRDRVNIEFNNLAKLLPFPESVIIKLDKSSILRLAVSYIRAKSFFKDTKHVFEHGGNTATRPPEEKNVPDFQSKSIQEGTGVVSEMFSHALDGFLLVLTEDMKVLFVSESVRDYLGYCQAGIIHENFLQFVNPSDHGVVQSSMMYRNSEVDTLNETAHEKVSYTNNTSSYSPAARDFENRGPNHGVARRHFICRMKCAFSCSSRFYTAYRTFQFTGHLRRSTIQEGREQKHLNTLVVFATPASSGTNSSIDFIPDMEDRPGATFNPRTTVEHSDFSYERFSSGFRIEPTLRPHIAPIPVSNSETTERRSPQNTHVVKRQAPPLIHADALGRESFYMSNTYSPFISKLYPGPSSNESRYSDLSDDSKCSPASSPNLIWKHRTSSPQMIKRRTDLIDVSDEHIYRRKKMLEAEYHLQRSTPKYERERLYSRGRESFDEYINPVHTRRRSSSALNMYVRDTPSRGSAPNVDVFVGASMLMNLRKHDINPHYSYRTEHSERDYSRKRILEEPTEYRSRSPKRIKSPGRSGFDITSLLGLEDKVSQRDTHEMWKEENIEAYNAENGQRKARIVYKDIFYKMSKNLDNTFIHTMSPAGKNW, encoded by the exons ATGAGTTCTTTTGACGAAAAAACTAGTGGTGGGGTTGCAGTTCTATCTCCAACAGAAATCggaagcaaaagaaaaaagaagttcacagg AGGAAACGCTTCGAAACGACATCGCGATCGTGTAAATATCGAATTCAACAACTTAGCAAAACTTCTGCCGTTTCCAGAAAGCGTGATCATAAAATTAGACAAAAGTTCTATTCTAAGACTGGCAGTAAGCTATATTAGAgcgaaaagtttttttaaag atacgAAACATGTTTTTGAACACGGCGGTAATACTGCAACAAGACCCCCCGAGGAGAAAAATGTGCCAGACTTTCAATCAAAAAGTATACAGGAAGGAACGGGGGTTGTATCTGAAATGTTTTCTCAT GCATTGGATGGGTTTTTGTTGGTGTTAACTGAAGATATGAAAGTTTTATTCGTATCGGAGTCTGTGCGCGATTATCTTGGCTATTGTCAG GCTGGTATAATTCATGAGAATTTTCTTCAATTCGTGAATCCATCTGATCACGGTGTCGTCCAGTCAAGTATGATGTATAGAAACAGCGAAGTTGACACACTAAATGAG ACGGCTCACGAGAAGGTTTCTTACACAAATAACACCAGTTCCTACTCTCCAGCAGCACGCGACTTCGAAAATAGAg GTCCTAACCATGGAGTAGCTCGTCGTCATTTTATCTGTCGTATGAAATGTGCGTTTAGCTGCAGCAGTCGATTCTATACAGCGTACCGGACATTTCAGTTCACCGGTCATCTGCGCCGGTCAACTATACAAGAAGGGCgcgaacaaaaacatttaaacacaCTTGTAGTGTTTGCAACACCAGCTAGCAGTGGTACAAACTCTTCTATTGACTTTATTCCTGATATGGAAGACCGACCTGGTGCTACATTCAATCCAAGAACGACAGTGGAACACTCCGATTT ttCTTATGAACGTTTTTCAAGTGGCTTTCGAATCGAACCAACACTACGACCACACATCGCACCTATTCCAGTTTCGAATTCTGAAACAACAGAAAGGCGTTCACCGCAAAACACGCACGTGGTGAAAAGACAAGCACCTCCCCTTATACATGCCGATGCGCTCGGCAGAGAATCCTTTTACATGTCAAATACCTATTCACCTTTCATTTCTAAATTATACCCTGGACCGAGTTCAAACGAATCAAGGTACAGTGACTTAAGTGATGATAGCAAGTGCTCGCCAGCCTCGAGCCCAAACCTCATCTGGAAGCACCGCACTTCAAGCCCACAAATGATAAAACGCAGAACAGATCTGATAGATGTGTCAGACGAACATATATACAGGCGTAAGAAAATGTTGGAGGCAGAGTATCACTTGCAACGCTCCACTCCTAAATATGAGAGAGAGAGATTATATAGCAGAGGAAGAGAAAGTTTTGACGAGTACATTAACCCTGTGCATACGCGAAGAAGATCATCATCAGCTTTGAATATGTACGTACGAGACACGCCTTCAAGAGGGTCGGCACCTAATGTTGATGTATTTGTAGGAGCAAGTATGTTAATGAACCTTAGAAAACATGATATAAACCCACATTATTCGTACAGAACAGAGCACTCGGAGCGAGACTATAGTAGGAAACGTATTTTGGAAGAACCAACCGAATATCGTTCTCGATCTCCCAAACGTATAAAAAGCCCTGGCAGGTCTGGTTTTGATATTACCTCCTTACTGGGATTGGAGGATAAAGTATCCCAGCGAGACACACATGAAATGTGGAAAGAAGAAAACATCGAGGCATATAATGCTGAGAATGGACAAAGGAAGGCAAGAATTGTAtataaagacattttttacaaaatgtcgAAAAATCTTGATAATACGTTTATACACACCATGTCTCCAgcaggaaaaaattggtga